A genomic stretch from Coriobacteriia bacterium includes:
- the nuoH gene encoding NADH-quinone oxidoreductase subunit NuoH, whose amino-acid sequence MSILKVFIGVVVLVIVVLINTVVVMYCERKWLGHMQGRMGPMRTGYHGLLQPIADAIKLLGKEDLVPAAADRVLFLIAPILMFSPAILLYAATPWVESFTGMSFDTGIFFVFAVAALSPVGVLIAGWASANKYSVIGGFRAAAQQISYEVPMVLSTVGLVMVAGSMKLSAIVGAQTQVWNIVTQPLAFLLFFIGVLAEVNRTPFDIPEAESELVAGFNIEYSSMRFALFFVAEYMNVFTVSLLATLLFLGGWNGPILPGIVWLLIKTYAVVFLIIWVRATFPRLRVDQLMAFGWKVLIPASLVSLAIVSVGVVTNPWVIVVCEVLAAAVFVWLVARIGVRAGTAERAAAKAAASSAGEVAA is encoded by the coding sequence ATGAGCATCCTCAAGGTCTTCATCGGCGTGGTCGTACTCGTGATCGTGGTGCTGATCAACACCGTCGTCGTGATGTACTGCGAGCGGAAGTGGCTCGGGCACATGCAGGGTCGTATGGGCCCCATGCGCACCGGCTACCACGGTCTGCTGCAGCCGATCGCCGACGCCATCAAACTGCTGGGCAAAGAGGATCTGGTGCCCGCTGCGGCAGACCGTGTTCTCTTTCTGATCGCGCCCATCCTCATGTTCTCGCCGGCGATCCTGCTCTACGCGGCGACTCCTTGGGTCGAGTCGTTCACGGGGATGAGCTTCGACACCGGCATCTTCTTCGTGTTCGCCGTCGCCGCGCTTTCGCCGGTGGGCGTACTCATCGCCGGCTGGGCCTCAGCCAACAAATACTCCGTCATCGGCGGGTTCAGGGCGGCGGCTCAGCAGATCAGCTACGAAGTCCCCATGGTGCTCTCGACCGTCGGACTCGTGATGGTTGCCGGCTCGATGAAGCTCTCGGCGATCGTCGGTGCGCAGACGCAGGTGTGGAACATCGTCACACAACCACTCGCGTTCCTTCTGTTCTTCATCGGCGTACTCGCCGAGGTCAATCGAACGCCGTTCGACATCCCCGAGGCCGAGTCCGAGCTCGTGGCCGGCTTCAACATCGAGTACTCGAGCATGCGCTTTGCGCTGTTCTTCGTCGCCGAGTACATGAACGTCTTCACAGTGTCGCTTCTCGCCACGCTGCTGTTCCTGGGCGGTTGGAACGGCCCGATTCTGCCCGGCATCGTCTGGCTGCTCATCAAGACCTACGCGGTCGTCTTCCTGATCATCTGGGTGCGTGCGACGTTCCCCCGCCTGCGCGTCGACCAGCTCATGGCGTTCGGGTGGAAGGTGCTCATCCCCGCATCACTCGTGAGCCTCGCGATCGTCTCGGTCGGGGTCGTCACCAACCCGTGGGTCATCGTCGTGTGTGAAGTGCTCGCGGCCGCGGTGTTCGTGTGGCTCGTTGCGCGTATCGGCGTTCGGGCAGGTACTGCCGAGCGGGCGGCTGCGAAAGCCGCGGCATCGAGTGCAGGGGAGGTGGCGGCGTGA
- a CDS encoding NADH-quinone oxidoreductase subunit I: MIGMAKGMLTTLRYCLRPAHTVQYPKVRRELPPRSRTMFALPLDEQGNPRCTACTLCAKSCPDNAITLESEKRADGPGRVLTHYSVNLGTCMYCGLCVENCPSDGVEFIGDYERASAERDDMRLVLFDRPYVAPEGTAEAPGPAAQTATEDPASQASTPSSGGDAQ; encoded by the coding sequence GTGATCGGGATGGCGAAAGGCATGCTGACCACGCTGCGCTACTGCCTGCGTCCCGCGCACACGGTGCAGTACCCCAAGGTCCGCCGGGAACTGCCGCCTCGCAGCCGCACGATGTTCGCGCTGCCCCTCGACGAGCAGGGCAACCCGCGCTGCACCGCCTGCACGCTGTGCGCGAAGTCGTGTCCCGACAACGCGATCACTCTCGAGTCCGAGAAGCGTGCTGATGGTCCTGGTCGTGTCCTGACCCACTACAGCGTCAATCTCGGCACGTGCATGTACTGCGGACTCTGTGTCGAGAACTGCCCCTCTGACGGCGTTGAGTTCATCGGCGACTACGAGCGAGCGTCCGCCGAGCGTGACGACATGCGGCTCGTGCTCTTCGACCGGCCTTACGTCGCGCCGGAGGGCACCGCCGAGGCGCCCGGGCCCGCGGCTCAGACCGCGACCGAGGACCCGGCGTCGCAGGCGTCGACACCGTCGAGTGGCGGTGACGCGCAGTGA
- the nuoK gene encoding NADH-quinone oxidoreductase subunit NuoK, translated as MITLNHYLVLAAALFCIGLYGVLTSRNALRIVISVELILNAVNINLAAFSVFVAPKQAIGVSFVPFLMVIAAAEFGLALAIIITLNRTSDINAVESLRKLWG; from the coding sequence GTGATCACGCTCAATCACTATCTGGTGCTCGCGGCCGCACTCTTCTGCATCGGTCTGTACGGAGTGCTCACGTCGCGCAACGCGCTGCGCATCGTCATCAGTGTCGAACTCATCTTGAACGCCGTGAACATCAACCTCGCCGCCTTCTCGGTATTCGTCGCGCCGAAGCAGGCCATCGGCGTGAGCTTCGTGCCATTCCTCATGGTCATCGCCGCCGCCGAGTTCGGCCTGGCGCTGGCGATCATCATCACGCTCAATCGCACATCCGATATCAACGCCGTCGAGTCGCTGCGAAAGCTGTGGGGGTGA